The sequence TTCTTGCTGTTGCCTAAGCCAAATCAACTTCTCTCTCACGTGAGCATCAACAACACTAAGAGCCATTTCCTCCTGACGACAAAGTGTTTCATGAAGATCAGAAAAATAGGCTCGGACACATGAGCGAGCGTTCTCTGCAGTCCCTGGTACCTGCAGTGTTGCAGTCAGGAGATCCAGAGGATTAGGGACCAGCAGTTGATTCCAGAAGTACATTTTTCAATCCCAGTTTCTAACTTATGTTCACATCCACTTGGCTACATCACAGTTCAAGTCCCAGTTACGCAGAAAGTCTCATCAGTCCTAAATCTAAGATTCTCCAAGAAGTTACTCCAGTAATCAAGCAGCTTATTTGTGTGTACACACACCTTACTAAAAACAAGCAGTGGAAAAAGCCTCAACACTATCACAGCACCCAAAACCAGATTAAATCTGTCACAGTACATCAATACTGTGCTAACACCTATACAGCTTTCCCTACTGTCTCCCTGTTCTAATGTATCTAATGTAGCCTAAAAACATTATTACGGACTGCAAGTTCTCCTCTTACATACTGGCTTAAGCCTCAATGCCAACTTGGTAGAGGTAAGAATTTAAGGTCTTGCCTTGTAAAACTTAcggataattttaaaagaaattccttatcttggttattaaaaaaagcaaatattctgTGcatgtgggggggaaaaaaaaaaagagcatacATGTTCAGTATGGGCCATTCCAACTCCATCTTCAACTATTTGTTCTCCTCCTTCTATATGCTGAACAATTCCAAGTAATTTTCTGGAATAATCTGAGATTTCTTCTGTGAAAGTTCTTATACAGTGGGCCATGTCTAAAATGGACGCACGAATCTGGTTTGCTTCTGGTTCCAAGACAGAATGCtattaattaaaagcaacatATCAATGATCAATAAATACTTCCCTTAATAATATTGTCTCTTTTAGTAggtattaaatatatatatatgtgtgtgtatatttacgTGTACATACATAAATTTAAACAGGAAAGGTGCAATAATGCAAAACCATctggaaatttaaaaagcagtcaTGACCTACAGATCATGTTTAGACTAAGACAGGCATCTAGCAATTACATAAGCAAATACACCAATTTGCCTGTTTACCATAATCAATTATAAATAAAGAAGGGTAGTTAGACTGCACGATTGGATGAACCTAGCATTTGCATGACTGAAACAACTTTCAGAACTAGTGACTCAGTACTATCAGAAAAGCATCACATAAATGGATAGTCCATCTTAATGAATAAGTAAGTTATTGTGGTCTTagaaatagggtttttttcttgtaattttacCATGGCAGTCATCTTaaataaagggaaaacaaaagaacagtaTGAAGTTACTACTACAAAGACTTAACAAGAATCTACCCTTCTTTGTACTTTAATTGGATAAATAAATATGCAAGCCACCCCACAGCATGACTAGAAACAGATTATTAGCAGTACCTTATGACCTTGATGCTTCCCATATTCTTTGCAGACACAACACATAAGAGGACTGGCCTGACAGCCCTCTTCTAAGCAAACAAACTCAATAGCATGCACTTGGTGTTGGGAGCACATGGTCTTCTCATGAGGCTTATCAGCAAGAGGCACACGCCTGTGTTTTGCTAGTGTCTTTGTAGAATGAGTAAGCTGGGAACAGTCTGCACACAGGTGAGTGGCACAAACAGTGCAATATACAGATGCAACGTGGGCTTCGTCTTCATCGCAACGAATGATACtctaacaaataaaaaacaacaaaatggaaGTTATTAACATTTAACCCAAACAACTGAGGAAAATCAGAAGACCTACGACCATTATAAGCCCAGAAACAcactttatttaaaagttaCACATGAATAAATACTTGGGCTCTTCTGAAAActtgattttaatttctcaacaaattttttaaaaatcaaagtcaGTTTCCATGAGAGTCAACTCTGACAGAGTAGTCTAGAGGTTTCAATGGTTTTGTAAATTGAAACTTCAGTGGAAGTTGTAAAGGTTTGGAGGACAAAATAACTTAGGCTCCAGTTATTTCCTCCAAAACAGTCATTACAGAACAAATTATTACAAAGTTACAGACAGACAAAATACCAACAGGCACTTAGGACAGTGATCTATTCCTAAAATGGCATTGCATGATTCTTTTTGTCTACAAGTTGTTAATAGCCAGTTTTGTTAACAAAGTACTGTCACGTGATGTAGCGATATCAAATTACTATAAAAGGCAACTACTAAGAGTCGAAGCCTTTGGAAAGAGTTTGAGAAGTTTTAGAAAATCATTcttaaattacagtaattaaaataGCCAAATAAGAAATCTTTCGtaaaaaccttaaaaatctAGAAAAGGGCAAGAGTACGCATGCTTGGcaatacctttttattttctgctttattcagTACAGATTAGCatttaattataaaacaatTAATTGAAGCCTTAATAAtagatacagaaataaaacagcattaCTAGTAAAATTACATTtgggaaataactttttttttcctatcaggAGATAAGCTTAAGCAAATTTAACaactttttgctttgtttaaaacTCAGTACCTCTCCAGATAGCCCAATGGCTTCTTCTGCTGTCCCACACTGCCCAGCCGGTCCATTCTGCAACCGTTCCAAGAGTTCCAACAAAGCAAAATTCTTTTTCAAGCCCCAGACACCAGAATCTCCTATTTTGAGGAAGAATTAAATGAagtgaaagagaggaagaaaaacctcAAGGAAACACCAACATTAAAAGTTCCACAGCCACTGTTTATATTCTGACAAATATTAATAGCACATTAACTACAGTGATATTAACGAGAGTGAGATACAACTACCACTTTTTCTATCTAAGCTCATTCTGCCTTTCcatcctcttccttctttccatcaTGGaactatttaatatttatgCAGATTTTTCCCTACTTAAAAGATGCCAAGATTACAAAAAATTTACAAAACCTCAGTAAAAACACTCGTAAAATAATCCACAATGACCTGCAACTAAAGACTACAAAGAACACACAAACTCTGATGTGCATcataaaaaatagtattttgcaTAACTACGTACAGTGAACATTTCTACTGTACTACAGAAGCTGTGAAGAATTCACAATGAACAATCTTGTATTCCCTGAACCACAAGATGCAACACTCCCTTCAGATCTCAGTCCAATAAAAGCCCAAATAGGAGTTAAAACAATATTTAGAAAGACCTACCTCTCTGGGAAAGCTGAGCCAGAGCTTGGTTATGCTCACAGTCAAAATTGTTCACTCATGTGCACacagaacttcctgtgtttccaTTTGTGAACCCTGCCTCTAGTTCTGTCACTAAACATACTGAAAtaagcctggctccatcttcttcacacccactcttcagatatttgtaaaatatctctcagcctttcttcatatgGGAGATGCTCCACACCTTTCACTATCTTACTGGCACCTTCCCCCAATAGCTTCACATATCTCTTGTACTGGGAagtccaaaactggacacagtattccaggtgtggcctcaccagtgctgaggacagggcaAGGACCACCACTTTGGACTTGCTAGCAACACTCCTCCTAACATAACCCAGTGTATCATTAGCCTTCTTTGTTGCAACAGCACATCAGGTAAACCAGGACCGCTCctggtccttttctgcagagtCGGCCTCCAGCTGTTtgtccctttctcttctctcattCTCTtagaagaataattaaaatcacagaatatctcaagttggaagggacccatatGGATCATGAAGTCAAACTCCCAGGTCCTCACACAactacctaaaactaaaccatatgaCTAAGAGCATCGTTCAAATGCCCCTTGAACTGTGAAAGGCTTGATGCCTTAACTTCCCTGTGGAGCCAGTTCCATGACAAACCACTCTCTCAGTGAATAATCTTTTCCTAATGCCAATTTGAACTTCCCCTGATGGAGCGCCATTCCACCTCCTCGTGTCCTATCCTTGGTCACCAGAGTTCAGCACCTCCCTGTCTCTTGCCTGCCTGCGGAAGATGTTGGCTGCCATgaagtcacccctcagccttctcttctccaagctgaacacaTCAAGTGACCTCAGGTACTCCTCCCAAGACTTGCCCTCAGGACTTTTTACCATTGTAGTCACACTCCTCCAGACACACTCATTGTTTgatgtccttcttatattgaGCCACCCAAAATGAcacacagtacttgagatgGGGCTGTACCAGTGCAGTGTAGAGTGGGACAATTGCCTCCCACGTGTGGCTGACTAAGCTGTGCTTGATGCGCctcaggacacagttggccATTTTGGCTACCAGGGCACACTGTGAACTCAGATTCAACATGCCATCAACCCAAATCTCCAGATCCCTTTCTGAAGGGCTGCTCTCCAACCTCTCATCCCCACATTTGTATGCATAACTAGAATTACCCCAGGATTAAATGTCTCCACTTTATAGCTACATTCCTTTGTGAGGTGATGGACCACATCAAACAGTGGATGAATGTTATCTCTAATCCTCCTCTTGAtgttaacatattttaaaatgttgtccTTCACGTGGTGGCCAGTTTGAACTCCAGTCTTCTCCCCACAGGGACAAACAGCATACTCCCTTGTTGCCTGTGCTTGCTTCCAATGTCTGTACACTTTTCTGCTCAAGCTCTAGAAGAAAATCCCTGCTCAGCCAAAGTCGGCCTTTCGCCCCACTTGCTTGACTTCTGACACTTTGGAattgcctgctcctgtgctctAAAGAGATGGCTCTTAAAAAGTTGTTTACATCTAATGCAGAAAGCACCTAGCAACTTCTCAGGAGAGTTGTtatatgtaaaagaaaaaaacccaacatactTCAGTAGTATGCTACTAGATGTTCCTCAAATGGGATGCTTGACATTTTCAAGTACTGACTAGATAGAACCTGAATTTCTCTTAAATATACAACCTTCTAGAAAGTTGTACTTGGTCACAATTATATacttccagaaatcagaaacaaCCAGTTACAGATGGAAGACCTGAGAAGAGAGAGGTGTTCTTAATGGAGTTTAGTACTGAATTCACTATGAATTTCCAGAATGAGTGTCACTTCTACATATAGGCTccagttattatttttttttaattattttattctttaaaactGGGAGCAGATCAACATTTGAAGTTGTTTACTGCCCAAACTAAACTGCATAGTTTAGAATCAGTTTAACTCCTAATTGACACTAACAAGACTGTTCATATACAGTATCAATACAAAGCAATTCACATAGCTACTTGCTAACAGTTCCTAATTTGGAGGGCACaagtaaagaaatgcttctgctcttcctccagCCGCAATGCTATGATGAGCTCTTCTGCTGTTGTCACAGGAATTTCATTACTATCAGTTCACCAAAACTGGTAGAAGACAGATATATAAACCAATCCTCATTAAAACCCCTAAACATCCTGTTTTCCTAACAAATACCAGAGAGTCAGCCCATAAATGCCTATATTCTTGTAACATTTTTACCAGCTATTGAAATGACAGAGACAACCTCAAGTCATTACTTGATAATATCCAACATGACTTGTGAATATTAAGTTTTTTGGTGCCCTGTCCCATAGCAAACTGACTGTGCACAAGCTTCAGTTACTACAGTATATAAAATACTCACACTAACAGCACACCAATATAATGACTTCTCATACTAATGTGGACCTCATATGTCCAGATTAGCCACTAATCCAGACAGGCATTATTAGCAGAGTATATATGGACGTACACACATCAAGACAGTAAACCCACTTATGAACTAGATTATAACAAATTAGCCTTTAAGTAAACATCGTCTTAACCTTTAAGTAAACACTTGATAAGGCTGAGAGAGGAAGATGTTCAATCATTACAGAGTTTATTACACAAGTATTTTCACAGGTTTTAATGcttattaaaaataccaaaaccaccacaacaaaacaaacaaagaagtaCTCTCCCTAGTTTACACACTGGAATCTAATTTTAATCATGTTAATTCTGTTCCATGTCTAGCATGAAACAAAAGCCAAGAGAGAACAGTCAAAGCAGAACTTACTGAAATGTAACCAACAGAAAAGATGCGCCAGTGGCTagtgtttattttccagttaaTGACTTAAAGCTGTCAGGAGAAACAAAGTTACactgcttttacattttttttgttttttttattatataccCTGAGATTTGCTAATATATTGTCAGTGCACTGTCGACCTTGGacacagatggaaaaagaggcaaaatttaCATACCAACTAGTAATCTACTGAAACAGAATTTATAATCAATAAGCACCCTATGAAACATATATCACACAGAAACTCATGCCTCACTTCACTGATACCAACCCTAAAGTTTACATATTTGAGGAAAAAGTAACTCTGCTTCTTTTAACACTAAACCTACTATAAAATTACTACATACTCCACATACACTTTTTAAACACAGCTGATCAAGTGCTTATTTTATAtctaaaaatactaaaagaTGAATTGTGTAAATACATCTATTTAATTTCTGAGACTTTAGCTCTGATTCTGCTTTGGTCACAAATGTAAAAAACCTCCAGTGATCTCATCCTTTTGCCTACAAGGGATGTTTGTATCCATTACAAAACTGCTACAGAATGTGACTGCCtcttctcaaaagaaaaataagacatgAATAGCAGAAGTGTGTCAGCCAGAAATGAGATAGTGATGGAGTGAAGATATTAAGACCAGCCGACAATACAAATGCCATTTACAAAAGCATGAAGCTTGTCTGCAAAAGTATTATATATAATGCAAGGAATAAAAGGAACTTTTGTCTAAACATCTCAACAAAGCTGGGAGAATGTTATACCACAGCCACAAATTTACTGCACAATGTTTTTAAGTTTTATCTTAGCACTCAAACActagaaaataatacataaatgtAAACAATACCAGGATTCCATGAAGGATGCCAGCACCTGCATGTATCAGTTGAATTACTTCTAAGGATAGAAAATAGTTTTCGTCCTGTAATGTGATAGTAGTACAGAGTTCATCTGAGCCGTGAACTGTTGAAAGCTTCcttagcagagctgctcagctaaACTCAAAAAACCAGAGCCTCCTAAGCTGTCACATAAGCACAGACTTCCCAACAGTTCTATGGTCCAAAAAACAGCAGCCCagtaacacaacaaaggaaggagaaagaaacagttgCAAGAAGTAACTCCCCTCTTCTTTCAAACCAAAGTAATCAAAAAAGACTTAATGAGgagtctcttcttctccaaagcCTATTTTATAAATTTTTATCTAAATGTATTACCTGAGTCAACATAATCTCCAGAATACATGCCttcaaaattttttaaattgcaaaaagCTTTACATCATTTTGGTTACAGAATGTTAACCCAGTTGAAGATAAACACCAGACAGCTGACATACCTTCAACATGTACACACTCACTTGAAATTCTCCACTAGAAGATTAAACACAGGCAACTTCACTAAagaagttcattaaaaaaaaaaaagccaaacagatTGTGTTTAGTCTGCTCTACAAAGTAATGATTTGGACAGGCTTTAGTCCTGTAAGTTTATTACTAAATATACTCTCATAGCAAGATGAACTATTAGAATATTTTGCTAAGCACATAAACAACATGTTGTCAGTGTTCACTTGCAGACTCCGTATTTCCAGAAATCCTATTGACAAAGTACTTCTAACCCTGCCATCCCCTACAGTTTTATatctatgtatttatatatatataaatctatctatctatatctcTCTCTAAAAGAGGCCACTCAATTTAAACCAAGTGTCcacttcagaaaagagaaaacacagccaTATCTATACATACATAGAACTccaagtatttatttcaaaatgtacCCAAGATTCCTTGGGAAAACTTGGACACATATAGGTTTACATGATTTagttgcttgttttctttttctttttatcactATCTCTGAACTGTATAGGTCAAATGACCAATTAAAAGCATCTGCAAAACCCACAGTTACAGATAAAGGAATTATGTTCAACACAAGTATCTTTATGCCCTGATTATGCacttctttttcaaaagaacTTTTTATTGGCAGCAATCCTAGAACCTAGATTTAGATACTAAACAGTTTCCTGAGACTATTTCATGAAATGGCAGAATGGCAACTGCTGAAATGGGTGGAAATGGAGCTTGCTTTTTCACATGCCCTCGAGGGGAGAGAAGAATGAAAAGTTCCCTGGTCTCAGACTTGCCAtgcctccctcccagctccactCCTGAGCTCtcagaaggaaacagaactACTAACCAAGGCCAGTAACTACCAGGTGGTCAGAGCAAGACAATTAATGACCCAAAGACAGATGCCTCAAAGACAGGCCATGAAGAGCTGCCCTCCACAGAACACCCCATTTTTATATGCTGGAAGCAATACTGTTTCTTAAGACAGTTCTTACAGACTTGGTAAGACTAGAGGTAGCTCTCTTCTGCCCAATGACCatgcataatatttttattctcagaagtatttttacTCACAAGCTGTTTTGCTAAGATTTTCTACCTATCAGTTTTTTAAGCGACTGCTGGTGACAGCACatcatttttcttcctagtaCTAGTCAGTAAGATGCAAGTCTACTATCCTACATACAAActgaagcttttcttctctcttcctatTCATTGAAGCCTTACAAGTTTAATAACATTTCACTGTGTTTCATCAGAACCTCAGTGTTATATAAGatgaaaaatctttaaatgtttttataaagcTTCATTTTTGTTAAACCTGCAACTGCAAAAATTAATAATAGGGTATTTTCAGATgcctaggaaaaaaatgcacagtaaaACTAAGAAGCAACGAGTTCCCTATCATAATAAAAATGAGACTTTTACTTTCTAAGATATAAGTGGTAGTCTTGGGCAGAAATGTTTCACATCAGCAGCACTGAGTCTCCTGCCCTTACACTCTCCCCCTTAAAAGCATGCTTTAAGAAGTCTTGTGCAACtgtaaagtaaaacaaattgtGACTCTTTTAACCACAGATTGGCAATCATTCATGATGCTCACACTTACTACTTCCCTCCCCCCAGAAAACAACCCCCTCTTTCATACAAAACTAGTACTTATTTTCCAGACTCCTATTTTCTTAGAAGCATCCTAGAGAGTGTTTTAATATTCCTACATTTGGTCTACAATCTAGCAGATTCTCTTACTACCAAGTGAATTCTTATTTGAGCAAATTTTATAGTTAAGAATTTCTTTCATGAATTACTAGATTGGAGATCTCCTTATCTGAGGATTCTCCTCCTTCCAACAGCTTTTATCTGCTGTGCTAGTTAAAactgctgaagcagctctgctgacaaGTTCTCACCACAaattcttctcctctccaaCTCTGTATCAAACACGTAATTCTGAAGGAATTATAAAATGTGTCACCTTTTGCCTAAATTAAACTTCACTGTTAGATAAGAGCTATATCTTACTCTTTCAAATACACTCTGCAAACACTCCTACAGTAGGAAATTCCTGTAGATAGCCTGCCACTAACCGTTACAGTATATAGAGAATTGTTTCACATATAAAACCCAAGTTTGTTATCACCGATACTTTCCTCTACATCACTTCATCATGAATCCAGACAAAGCATTTTGTAGAAGAAATTACGTACCTAACTGCACGGTTTATTAAAGTGTTCAGAACAGCAGGAAATTAATACCTATTCAGGAACCCTTAGacactaatttaaaataaagcagtgcCTTTGTAAATTTAGGTGTACAGTCTTCCAGGTATAAAGCTTACAAGCCCACATTCAAGAAGATATTATCTTtatcttcactttctttttctgtgacaCCTACTTTACTAGTGCTTAACAGTGCTATGAGCTTCTTTGAATGAGAAGGAACACTGCATATTCATTACTTGGAAATGTGATCATTAAGTTGAGCATTAAGAATCTGTATCTACCACTATCTTCTGTATATCCTTTACTGACAAGTTTTAAGAACTTTAGACTTAGATTTTCTTACCTATTTCAGTAACTTGCCGATCGAAAGGACAACGAACTGCTCTGCCATGAAGGGGAAGCCGGGTAAGACAGTCATGACAGACAGTATGGCCACACAAAAGCAGTCGGGGAACTTTGTCACCttgcaaagaaaacacatcTTCACAAACTCCACACTCAAGAACCTAAAATTTAGAAAGACATCACATTGGGTTTTGAGctgataaaaatgcaaaacttcaTACAAGTAAGCCAAACAACACAGCTTATTTTACTGAAGTTCCTGCAATCACAGCAAATAGGCTGAGTTTGCGATCACAGCAGAATAGGCTAGTTTTGCTTTGTACACACAAATAATGGCCACACGAAcgaaaatttaaaaacaaatacaaagacATGAAGTGAACATTTAAAGTCTTTGGTGCCCA is a genomic window of Apus apus isolate bApuApu2 chromosome Z, bApuApu2.pri.cur, whole genome shotgun sequence containing:
- the TRIM23 gene encoding E3 ubiquitin-protein ligase TRIM23, which translates into the protein MAAPGVNKAAAGAGLEGSRGAGGTGRGPAGAAVKVLECGVCEDVFSLQGDKVPRLLLCGHTVCHDCLTRLPLHGRAVRCPFDRQVTEIGDSGVWGLKKNFALLELLERLQNGPAGQCGTAEEAIGLSGESIIRCDEDEAHVASVYCTVCATHLCADCSQLTHSTKTLAKHRRVPLADKPHEKTMCSQHQVHAIEFVCLEEGCQASPLMCCVCKEYGKHQGHKHSVLEPEANQIRASILDMAHCIRTFTEEISDYSRKLLGIVQHIEGGEQIVEDGVGMAHTEHVPGTAENARSCVRAYFSDLHETLCRQEEMALSVVDAHVREKLIWLRQQQEDMTILLSQVSTACLHCEKTLQQDDCRVVLAKQEITRLLETLQKQQQQFTELADHVQLDASIPVTFTKDNRVHIGPKMEIRVVTLGLDGAGKTTILFKLKQDEFMQPIPTIGFNVETVEYKNLKFTIWDVGGKHKLRPLWKHYYLNTQAVVFVVDSSHRDRVSEAHSELAKLITEKELRDALLLIFANKQDVAGALSVEEITELLSLHKLCCGRSWYIQGCDARSGTGLYEGLDWLSRQLVAAGVLDVA